From Brevundimonas vesicularis:
TCTCGCTGGCCGAGATCGGCTGCACCGAACTGTTCGCCCTGCAAAGGGCGGCCTTGGCGGCGGTGAAGCGATAGGGGGTTTCACCTCGGGGCGCGGCCGGGCATCCTCGTCGGGTCAGTCCTGACCGGAGATATGCCCATGCGTCGATCCAAATGGCTTTCGCTCGCCGCCTGCGCCTTTCTGGCGGCCTGCCAGCCGGCCGGCCCGAACCAGAAGTCGGCGTCCGACGATGCTGCGGCGAACGCCGATGTGATCGACGCGGTGCCGCTGCAGGCGGACGCTGCGCCCGCGCCACCTCCGAAAGCTCAAACACCTGCTTCAGAAAAGACTGAGCCGCAGCCAGCGCCTGCTCAGCCGGCCGAAGCTGCGTCAGCGCCTGACGCCAAGCAATCGCCGACCACAATACCGGAAGCTTGGGACATGAAGGCGGGCGATGTGCAGAATTGTCGCGAGGCCATCGGTTCCGCAGCCGCCGCGCGGCTGGTTGAACGCTGCATCCGCGTTAGCCCTGCGACCCGCCCTCCCTGCAAAGCCTCAAACCCCTGCGCCCTCATCCAGGGTGAGATCGACCGGTCCTGCAAACTGTGGGAACGCGACGGCGACCCACCGGCGGCATGCAAGCCCTAGGCTGAGCGCACCGCGCCCGCGACGTCGGCCACCACCCGCTTGACCAGCGCCTCGTCGTCGCCCTCGGCCATGACGCGGATCAGTTTTTCCGTGCCCGACGGCCGCACCAGCAGGCGGCCCGAGCCGTTCAGCGCCGCCTCGGCCTCTGCGATGGCGCCCTTGACCGTGTCGGTCTCCAGCGGCTTGTCGGCGGTGAAGCGGACGTTCTCCAGCTTTTGCGGAACGGGATCGAACTGGCGGGCCAGTTCGCTCATCGGCTTGCCGGATTCGACCAGGACGGCCAACACCTGCAGCGCCGCCATCAGGCCGTCGCCGGTGGTGGCGTGGTCGTGCAGGATGATGTGGCCCGACTGCTCGCCGCCGATGTTGAAGCCGCCTTCGCGCATCCGTTCCATGACATAGCGGTCGCCGACCTTGGTCCGCTCAAGCGTCAGGCCTTCGGAATTCAGTTTACGCTCCAGCCCCAGGTTGGACATGACGGTGGCCACCACGCCCCCGCCGGTCAGGAGGCCGCGCCTGGCCCAGTCCAACCCGACCAGGGCCATGATCTGATCGCCGTCCACGACCCGACCCGTCTCGTCGCAGATAATCAGTCGGTCGGCGTCGCCGTCCAGCGCGATGCCGATATCGGCGCGATAGCGTTTGACCGCATCGGCCAGGGTCGCCGGAT
This genomic window contains:
- the glmM gene encoding phosphoglucosamine mutase, with the translated sequence MGDRKYFGTDGIRGRANTYPMTAEVALRVGLAAGKLFRTDDDRRHLVVIGKDTRLSGYTIEPALVAGFASVGMDVRTFGPVPTPGVAMLTRSMRADLGVMISASHNDYADNGIKLFGPDGYKLSDEIELKIEAMMDQGLDQGLAPSNKLGRVKRIDDAQARYIEIAKQAFPKRLTLQGLRIAVDCANGAGYKVAPTTLFELGAEVFPVGVTPNGTNINAECGSTHPATLADAVKRYRADIGIALDGDADRLIICDETGRVVDGDQIMALVGLDWARRGLLTGGGVVATVMSNLGLERKLNSEGLTLERTKVGDRYVMERMREGGFNIGGEQSGHIILHDHATTGDGLMAALQVLAVLVESGKPMSELARQFDPVPQKLENVRFTADKPLETDTVKGAIAEAEAALNGSGRLLVRPSGTEKLIRVMAEGDDEALVKRVVADVAGAVRSA